The region CTGGGTGTCTTTGGAGTGTTTCAAAGTTAATATTGTGGCATTAAGCCTTGGTGCGCTATGAAAAactgtgtttctgctttttgaaGCACCTAAAACAGGTGATGCTCTGCTCCATtgctcatttatttctttttctttttccctgtgtgaTACAAGCCCTCTGTATTAGCAGATACTTTAATGCTGGTTTTGGCGATCCCTTCTTGTAACATTTCTATcttttaaagccattttaagCGTTGGTTGCAGGGGGTGTGATTTCCCATGCTTTGAGTTCCTCTCACTGCTAAAGCTTTATCTGATGTTAAAGCTACTTTCACCTTAATACTCAGAGTTTTAAAGAGTTGGGGGGAAAGCGTTGAGATGGATCAGAAGATATTACTACAGTTATGAAGATGCCTGCTGTCCTTCCTAGAATTTACCTAGTTTGTGCAAGTGAGATAAAGGAGAAATTCAGTGAAGTGGGGCTTTTCTTGATAAGTAAATATGCTCTTTAAGAATACTGCAGAAGTTTGTGTGAAACCCAGTGCTTCGCTTCCTCTTTCTTAGAAGTTTATAGAATACTTCTGGACCTTGTTGAACAAAGTGCTCCTGTCACACAGGtttagaatggaaaaaaaagagcttccAAATCATAACCTTGCATTCATAATAGTCGAATTCCTTGGTGAGAAATACTTCCTTCATAGCTGGGGTTACTAatgatttttcactttttttagagagagagaaatacgATATGCAAAGAACAAGTTTAAATACTGTTATGGTAGATGTACAACAGCTTAGAAGGAAACCAGAAGTTACTCCTGGCAGTTCTGTGTATAGAGTAAGCAATGAGTAAATGGGAATGTTGAAAGATATAAAAGTCTCCCAGTAACTCAAGAGGGTAGAAactctggaaaaggaaaggtgggatgaaaatgaaaaattataattATAGTAGAAAACAAACTCCTGGTCTGAACGGTGATGTGTAAAAAGGATTTGGAGCTGCACAGGACTGTTAAATGTGGAGCTGGAATTGTTCAGGTCCCTGTGATtgaacatgaggaaaaataCTGATTGTCTGTCTTGGGATGTAGAATTGTTATATGACACACAGAATGATGAAATAATtgattaaaaagagagaaaagaattcaCTTCATTTagtctggaaggaaaaaaatccaatggctcatttgttttaatatatgaaAAAGTATGATAACATATGAGAACCTTCTAAAGTCAGTATGAAAATACACTGTTGACTTGAGTGGTTGTTTAGACTGGCTATTTTGCAGTTAACTTCTGTAAGGAAGATTTACATAATGTATAGCTAGTCATACTGGTTCCAGTAGAATTATTTTGTGTTACAtgtcttatatttttaaatttttcaggtGCATCTGATTACCTGCTGAAAAAGCTTGGAAGCATCAACAATGAACTCGATGTTAACATTACTTTTTTCTGGAATAGTCGCTTGTTGTGCTCACTCTGCTGGTGATTCGACATCCAGGTTGCTCCTTGTGTCCTTTGATGGCTTCAGGGCTGATTACTTGGAAACCTATAAACTTCCTCATCTTCAGGAGTTCATTGAGGATGGTGTGCTTGTAAAAGAAGTTACGAATGCGTTCATCACCAAGACATTCCCAAACCATTACACCATAGTGACAGGCTTATATGAAGAAAGCCACGGCATTGTGGCTAATGACATGTACGACGTGGATGCCAAGAAAAAGTTTTCGCAGTTCAATGATTCAGATCCCTTCTGGTGGAATGAAGCGGTTCCAATTTGGGTAACAAATCAGCGGCGGGGAAATGGAGTAAGTGCTGCCGCAATGTGGCCCGGTACTGATGTAAAAATTAACAATACAACCCCTCAGTTCTTTATGAAGTATAACTTTTCAGTAACGTTTGAGGAGAGAGTGGAAAAAATTGTTGCATGGCTGAACAGCTCTAATCCAGTGGTCAATTTTGCTACGTTATACTGGGAAGAACCAGATGCAAGTGGGCACAAGTATGGACCAGATGACACTGAAAACATGCGCAAAGTATTAGAAGAAGTGGATAATCATATTGGTTTCCTTACTGATAAATTGAAGGCATTAGGTTTGTGGGACACTCTTAATATCATCATAACAAGTGATCATGGAAtggcctcctgttctccaaagAAGCTGATTATCCTGGACAAATGCATTGGTCGCAACAACTACACTCTGATAGACAGGAGTCCAGTTGCTGCAGTGCTGCCAAGGCAGAGTATGTTTTGAGTTTTTATGTCGTATATTGAGAATTAAGTCTCTACCTTACTACTAAAAATTAGACACTGTGCTAGACTGTTCACATCTTTTGCAAAACAGTGTAGTTCTTATTGCACAACTTTGACATAATTTAATGAATAAGCTAAAGAGCACCTGTTtatatagaaattattttgttttgttaatcaGCGGGCCAAGGAGTGTTTCTTGTTAAATTGCTATGGGTGGTAAAGATGGTTGTGGTACAGCTGATTGAGAAAGTAGATAGGCACTTAGTATGCCTGCTCACTTATTCAATGTGGTTGTAATTCACAGTGAGCTGGAAATAAACTCTCATGTTTATTCAGAGTAAATAATGCCATTGCCTAAACTTCCAACTAAAAATCTAGTCCCAGTTTTGATTGTTTTAccacttctgtttctgtgattgaaacttcagttttcatactgtgaatttaatttttgtatCTTGGAGTAGTTACTAACAGGGATATCTTAAATCATGACACTGCTGGTCTTGGTTTCCACAACTGTGGCCAGACTGAAGCAATTCtaatgaacaaaataatttatatagTAACTAAATGTAATACATACTGCTTTGGATAAAATACTGACTACTTTGGTGTGGGATTGCTTTCTCTTGATTTCTGTGCTTTAATTTTGCCCTCCTCTCCCCCGAAGCACAGAAGGTTAAGTTGACTTGCAGGTCCAAAACCAGAGCTGTGAAGTGCCTGATTTAAAATGTGAGCAAATTGTGAAATCCACCTCGATACCTGTAGTATTTCATTAAGGgcatgaaaaaaacccttttatatctacttttttaaaaataactggttTGAAATATACGGATCTTGGGTTTAATGACAGATAATTGCAGTAAACAGGACAGAATTTCCAGGTGTTTCACATCCAGTTTTTCTCTTGGCAGatgaaaaatatgtatataactTACTGAAAAAATGTGACGATCATTTGAAAGTATAtcttaaagaagaaattccAGAGAGATTTCATTATCGTCATAATAAGAGAATTCAACCTATCATTCTGGTTGCGGATGAAGGCTGGACAATTGTACAAAATGAGTCACTTTCAAAacgtgagtgtattttcctcaaTTGTGCTTTTGGTGGCTTATGGTGCTGAACTGTCTTGGTTTGATTCCAGCCATCTGTAGGATGGTCCTAGTTTAGCGAGTGGATACCTGGCACTGTGCGTCTTTTGGAACATCTCAGCATTTTCTAGAATGTTCTCAGCCTGACCCTCGGAGTGTTTTAACAGATAAGGAAGAGATGGGGGATATTCTGTTGGCTAAAACACTTTGCCATGTTCAACTGAATAGCCTGGGAGATATTTTTAGAGTTATCTTAAGCAAGTTAGCAGTCTGTCTCAGGCTTCCACAACGGTGTGGTTTAACTTcttgtatataaaatatagagAGAGTTAGGAGCATAAATTGAAGAATGCCAGACATGACATTTCATGTTCCCGTAtgcatattaagaaaaaaaataatgggggGAAATAGTAAAATCAGAGACGCAGCAATAATGGTTAAAGAAGCTAGACATGGTCAAGATGCCAGACAGGACATCAAGTAGCatgttttaaagacaaaatcCAAAACAGTTGTTACTTCACACAATGCATTGTTAAGCTATGAGCTTTCTTCCTGCTAGATGCTATGAATGTCAAATTACATGCataaatacatatgtatttatatgtatatgtactTCTACGTATATATATTTCCAGATGTTTCACATGCAGGGTGTTTTGGCACACAAGAGAGGTGTGTTtaacttaaaaaatgaaacagtcaCACAAAAGTATCTTTCAAAGAATAAAGTCCAGATTTCATTATTGTCATAATAAGACAATTCAACCCATAATTCTGCTTGCAGACAAAGGCTgcatgtataaatatatatatgtgtgtgtgtgttcagaaAGTGATTGGACAAATTCTTGAAGAAAAATCCATTAATAGAAATTAATAGAAGTTAAATAGCAAGGTACATCAGGGCTGACTCCACTTGCAGTTACAACTGCTGTCAGAGAGAGGGTGTTGGGTGGTGTAAACTCCCAGATTCGCCCACTTTTGCTGTTCTTACTGTCTGCCCTCTGCCCATTTCAGTTcaaattttcttattatttgtaCAAAAGTACTGCTTATAATGTAAGGTACACCTGTAGTTTTATTTCCCCACAGATTTGTTAACAATTGCCTTCAATATCACAACATGTAGCTTGTGTTCTTTGACAGAGGTCTCTTTCTTGTTTACAGCTAGATTCGGTTTCAGGCACCTAAAAATAGTTAGTGAGTGTATATTTAGAATTAACAGCATTGTGCCACTTTAAGTGAATCACTTTTCAAAACAGCTTTGCTTACCAAGGCTTCCCAGAAGCTGGCAGGGGAGATTTTTAGCCCAAAAGGCTATTTAAGTGTTTATTGTACTTGTCGTCGTGGACAAAGTGGCAGCGTAAGGATGGGCAAGTGTACCAATACCTGCAGTGTTCCTCCCAATTTGAGCAAACACCAGCCCTCCTACTTCAAAGGTAAAGAGAGGAAACTTCACTGGAGAGGGAACTTGGACCAGCTTTCTTATAAACAAgcaggtagaagaaaaaaaaatatgtactcAAGAAACATAGGGctgcattaaaacaaataagGAAGATGTGGCACAGTAGTATCTTGGTGATAAAAGGCATAATTgtggaaaagattaaaaaggaATATTGGAAGTATACTGAAGTGGTGAGTGTGACCTCATCAATAGGAATCCTGACATTTCCCATCAGGAACTTCTTTGGTGAAGCAGTTGAGGAGACAATTCTGGCAGCAGACTTGCTAAATTGTTACTAAGAAATGAACTCAAAACTTCAGTCTGTGCTGCATGTGCTGTGAGAAATTTTTGGCGTCTTGGACAGATTTTTCAGGGGTGTTATTAGGAAATTTAACTATGGCTGCTTTTTAGCTGTTTATATTCTACCAAGAATCAGAGtgaatatttcttaaaaacctACCAAATGTCCAAGTACTGGTGACCTTGTAGCCACAAAGTTTGATGTTTTGCCTGTCACAGGCATCATGATCCTTTgactgttttttggttttgactgtTTGGGTATCCCAGTACCTAACTGGATAAACATGATATGAGGGTACTTCATGTGCTCAAACTGAACGCTATCAAGGGCAATGTGCTTGGCTTTTGGGAAGTAATACAAGAGTGTCCTTTGCAAGGTGGAAATATCTGTACAAAACCTGAGAAGTACAAATTTGCATTCCAGCTACTGACTTGTGGTGGAGTAGCAAAGTCCTTTTCAACTTTGGCGTGAGGAATGGGaaggagaaaaccaaaaatgttgatgattgaaaggaaaagagataaTGGGGGTTGGGGAAATGTGTCTGAAGACCAGTATGGGTAAAGATTTCTGGGAActggggaagagggaaggaacTCTGGGTTCCTTCAGTGTTTGATCcaacagctgcttttatgtTCTGCATTTGTCTTTGGTTAACATGTATGCCTTTTGAGGGTGGGGAAGAGATACGGAGGGGAATTCTCCGTATGCAAACAGAAACGGAGGTGTTAACTCTTAACTTTGCCTTTCTCCAGTAGGTGACCATGGCTATGACAACGCTCTCCCAAGCATGCATCCCTTCCTGGCCGCCCGCGGGCCTGCTTTCCATCGGGGTTACAAGCAGAGCACGATAAACAACGTTGACATTTACCCCATGATGTGCCACATCCTGGGACTGACACCACAGCCCCACAATGGCACTTTCAGTAACACCAAGTGCTTGCTTGCTGACCAGTGGTGCATAAATCTTCCAGAAGCTATCGGGATAGTTATTGGGGCTTTTCTGATATTGACCACTTTAACCTGTATTATAATAACCTCAAAGAATAGAGTAGTTTCCCCACGACCATTTTCCAGGCTTCAGTTACAATACGATGATGATGATCCTTTAATCGGATAGTGTGTAGGGAGCCTCACTTGGTAAGCAGTGATTTCAGGAAGAGTCTGAACTTGCACTGGTCGGCATTCTTTGATGCACTTTAACAGTATCTGAATAAAATACTGTACAGCCAGATCTTTTTGTTTGTGCTACCTGATTAGTTGtgctctaaaaatattttttcagaacaaaacgGTGAACAGGTGATTTTCTGCTGGAAGAGATGGTTAACAAAATAAGGATGCTTAGTTTTTCACTCAAGCCTTTGaacactttcaaaataaaattccagAATAGGAACTAGCCAGGATAGACTAAGGGAATTTTAACATTTGtaaatgataatattttttgtattaaatttaaattagtGTTGACTTCTTTTAGTGTTCTTGTACCTGTGTTtgaaagaggatttttttatgCAAGTTAGAAGTTAACTCTGTTTGGACAGTGTATTCTGATTTGTTCTTAAATTTGGCAATAGAGGAGATCCAATACTTCTGTTTCCACCCTAAGCCAGCAATATGACAAGAAACTGGTGAGAAGGAAAACGGAAGCCAGTGAGGCAAGAATTGGTGCATATCAGTTCTGGTTTGAGCTCTAACACGTGCGGGTCAGCAGTTACAACACCCAGCAGGTGGCTCTGACATTTCTAGACGTGTGTTTGTGGATGACTTGGTTCTGCCGTTCCTGCACTCAGAGAGTTGGATGATACTACTTGCTCATCTCAAGGATGTTTGACCCTGAGAATCCTTGGATTACTCAGTTTCTTGGGCTGTAGTAGTAAAATTGCTGCTTCTAAACCCTGTGAAAATTTTGTAGGTGTAAATTCTGCTGAAGGTGTTTTTGTAATAAAGGTGGTTCTGCCCTGTGTACCAGCTGATAATTTTCATTGAAGGCTGTCCTGCTAAAAAGTAGCAACTGGATGCTTATCATGTAATCATCAAGCAGGGATGCCGAACTCTTATTTAAACACTGGAAATTTCAAGGGaacaaataatttgttttctgagatGTGCTATCTGTAGTGTTTAAATTGTATAGATGCAAAGTTCTGGTGAATGGTGCTAATGGTACTCTTGATTTCTTGTTAATGGTCGAGTCTAGTAACTTgccataaaaatattaatttgatttAGAAAGCCTTAGTGGTACCTTATCCTGCAATGAGGAAGCAATGTGAGGATAAATCATTAATGCTAACCCAAAAAGAGAACTATTGTTACCAAGTGCTTTTTCTATAAGTTTGATGGTTTTAAGAACTGATAATTTGAAGTGCGAGAGCTGAGTGCGCAATGTGGTTTCTTGTTCACAAGTTCAAGTTCAACGCAGTTTGGTATTAGCCACAGACCTCTTGATCCAGCGGAGAGGAAGTACTGACGTGGAGGGGAAGGGTTGCTTTGAACTgtccactgaaaaaaatacatttgagttTTAAAAATGATGTGTGGAAGTTTTACTGAACTGTCTTCCTCTCTAAGGATTTTAACGTACTGAtgaaaaacacagcacaaaaacTAACCTGTTCTGCTTCCCCCTACCCCCCTTTCTTAAACTACTAGTTTCTACTTACTGACTAACGCTTTACTCTGGATTAATCTGAAATTCAAAGAGACTCAAGCCCCCTGAACTGTTGCTGACAGTGGACTGGATTTTAGATTGTTGATATAATAGAATGATAACTGGACTGAACACAAGTCACTTTTTCATCCTGCTggaagatttaaaataaataattaacagTAAGAGGTCAGATTAATGAGTAACAATGGAGTGACTGTTTTGCATGGCAGGACCCAGGCTTAGAGATGCTGTAAAAAGGGAGGATGCTTGAATTCCTGCATTGGAGAGAGTTGTTAGTTTCTTGTAATTTTGCTAATGAAGGCTGCCCACCTCTGAGGGTGGCACATGTGCTGGGAGATGCTTTGTATAATCTAGACATGGGGGGCTTGGCTCAGCTGAGTTATCTTTATCTTTCTGCCAGACTTGGCTCAACCTGTGaagggtggttttgtttgtttgttgttttcctaGATGCTAAAACTGATGAGTGCAGTAGATGCTCCATTCTGTTCTTtccgtcctcctccttccccaagcAGCTGTCATACAGTGTGTGACTGACAAGCTTTCAGTTCCTCTGTGCATCATAGGCCAGGTGTCAACATTACCACCAAGATTTGAATTACCGGAAGTGCACTGGCTGAAGTGCAATGGCAGCATTCTAATCTGAAATATGAATATTGTTACAGGTCTAAATGCATTTCTCCTTCTAGCTCTAGGTAGCCCCTTCTGCTGGGACTTGCTGCAGGCAACTGAGCTCCTATGAAACCAGGTGGTATGTGGCAGAAATCCCTGTTACCTGCTATTCCTCCTCCCTTTAGTCTTGAGACTAAACTGTGCTACTGTGGGGAAGCTTTAAAAAGAACGTTTAAGtattaattaagaaataagataaACTATACTGCAGTTGCCTTGCTAGTTATTTTCGAATTTAAAGATGCAGTGTGGTTTGTAAGGGTGCTGAGTCTTCTTCCTGGAACAATTCTTTGCTACTGGCAGGGGGGGCGGTTAAAGTAGCTGTTGTACACCTGGGATTTCATACAGATCACGTACACTTCACAAGAATCTAGAAAAACATCTCGTTCTCCTTAGAGACAAAGTTGATATGTTTAAAGATGATTAGTTTTAAAATAGTGCCTTAAAcacaatgaaatatttcagctaCCTCATTACAGTTTGTATGAATTATTGCTTGTGAAAGTCAGCTATTCAAAAGGAAATCAGCTGCTAATTCAAAAAAGAACACAAGAAGCCGTGTCTTCCCTCTTCCTCAAAGCTGTGATAAAGGAGAAGTCCTGCAATAGTTTGTGGCAACATTTAATGACTTGCTAAATGTGTGTAACTCTGCAACGTTCCTACGGGGTGTATTAACTGAGGGGGAAGTTCTTAAAACTTTGATTAGTATTGAAGTTTAGAAGCCATAAGGGAGGTTTGCTGCTGGGAAGTCACATTACAAAGAATGATTCATCATGTTATTTGCCTGTCTCCGTAAAGAAAGTCTCAGCATTGGGTGCAGAAGCCTTAAACATCCAGCCCTCTGGGTTTATGTGTTTTTTGTCCATCAGCCCCAAGGAAACAGTTTGAGAATTGAGGTGATTTCAACTAACTGTGGGTCCAGAACATCTGTTTCAGGGCTAAGTTTAACTTgctataaaatgaaaagaacagCTTGCTTATGAAAGTAAACCAACATCACATAGCTCAACAGATCAGACCACGGGGAcagatgtttgctttttattgcaAAAAACAATAACGGACATCTTAATATGATTTGAATTAGGATTTCATTGGGGGAAGGACATCCCTTTCCAACCCTGCAGACATGGCTACTGATTTTACCATCTTAACATGCTTCAAACAATTTTcataatcacagtatcacagtatgtttgggattggaagggacctcaaaagatcatctagtccaatccccctgctggagcaggaacgcctaggtgaggtcacacaggaaggtgtccaggcgggttttgaatgtctccagagaaggagactccacaacctccctgggcagcctgttccagtgtctgtcaccctcactgagaagaagttttttctcaaatttaagtggaacctcttgtgttccagcttgatcccattaccccttgtcctatcattgtttgccaccgagaagagcctggctctatcctcatggcactcaccctttatatatttataaacattaataaggtccccccttagtctcctccagactaaagagccccagctccatcagcctttcttcataagggaggtgctccactcccttaatcatcttcgttgccctacgctggaccctctccagcagttccctgtccttctggaactgaggggcccggaactggacacaatattccagatgtggtctcaccagggcggagtagaggggaaggagaacatctctcgatctactagccaccccctttctgatacaccccaggatgccattggccttcctggccacaagggcacagtgctggctcatggtcatcctgttgtccaccaggagccccaggtcccttAATCTGATGCTAATCAATGCTTACATTAACTTTACCATGTTACAAACATGCCATTGCCCGGAAGGCACGTACAGCAGCACAGTAGGCATGGTCAGGACAGCATCCATGGCTGCTATGTAAGTAGGGTGGAAGATTTGGAACGTATTTGTGTTTTACGCTCCAGGAGGACTCACCAGCTGCACATTTGTCATTCTTCCCACACACAGCTCAAGACCGTGTTGCTCCACATTCCTGAAAACTCACACTGCACAACCCTTCATCTCATAATAAGCACTTTTGCGCTTTTCTTTTTGAGACCGCATTTATTGTAAATAGCAATATTCCAGCTCTTTACTAAGAAAGTCTAAAAGACTTTTTGATAAACTGTGTTACCACGGTTGGTAACAGAGAGCTGTTCTTTCCCTATGTAGTAGCAAAATAGGAAACGAGGTCTTTTATATAAAAACTTTGCCCATACTTccagttatttttaatgaaggcAGACACTGTGCAGAGTACAAGAAATACTTGAGATGCAGATGATTTATGCTCATTCCCTCCTCAGCTGTCCCCCcaaattcaggtttttttccggaattgtttttaaatgaaacaagcACTCAGTGCTTAACAGCATCATAGCAACGATATATTTCAAcaaggaggaaacaaagaaaacatttgacaTCTTAAAGTATGTTTCACAGGTCAATAATGAAGGACAAGTCATGCAAGCTCAGTTTCCAAGCTTCAATTACAAGCAGCATACGATGAACTCAAATCCGCTTTCCAATAAACATGTTTGTACATCATAAAAAGTATCATATACACAGAAAGCAAATCCCATGCCCCTTCCCCCCCAGCCACAAATGGAAAAGTTTGAGAAAATCTCACATCACATCCAAGAAAAAGTTGGTCTTTTTCTCCAGTGGTATCATATGTGCTTTCAATTTCACTAAACATACATCAAACAACTTCAAACAGTGTTTAACGCTGGCTAGGCAAATATCTGAACATACCTGCAAATACACctaagaataaaggaaaaatgtttaaacCTAAACTGAACTACATGAATGCAAAAAATTCCCTTTAGTCTTCTACAAAGTGTCATTTTACCCGCCTCAAAGAAGGGCCTTACAGTGCAAATCACAACAGCAACACTGAGAATTCTCGTGTTCACGCTGCTGACCTATTTTGAATACTGAAAACCTATTGTTGCTCTTCCCTCATCACATGTTGGGGCAGGTGAAGCCAAGTCCCAGGACAACAGAACAACACTGACCAGCGTTGGCTACTTCTTAAAATCAAGGGTCACCTTGGCTGATGATAGAACTACACCTGTCACCATTTTTAGAAGTGGGAGTTTAATGCACACATCTGAAATAATAATCAGGTTATTTTTACATCTGCTATAAACATTACCATGAAATTACTGCAATAAGAAGAATTTCTATTAAAGCAGCACATTCCAAAGTGAGAAAGTATGTAGCTGAAGTAGCTACAGGTGAGGATTACAGTACCGCTCTGTCCATTTCCAATTTTCACTATTACTCCTTTAACCAAACCTGGGGGTATCTTTAAACACACACTATGTTTGTGCTACAATTTGTTTTCAAGTTGCAAATAAGCAAGCAAAGGTGGATTCTATGTATCACGCCTGTGAACATCACCACTGCCCTCACCTTTCATCTTGAAAAGCCCCTGTAGTTTCAGCAGCTGTCAGCAAATGAAGCTTAAGACACACCTAATGGTCAGCTCCTCTGTAGCTTTACAGCATCAGGCACACCTGACCCAGATGTTCACCTGCTgtgttttcttaagaaaattgCAGTGTAGGAAACAAAGCAGTAAGAGCAGAATTGCAGCGGTGAGTCAGATTAAGTTACACGATGCTTCATACATCTCCCCCAAATTCAGGGGCTGTGCTCTAACAGATCTGCTAGTTTCCCGCCTTCCTAAAGCTGCTATTACAGCTCAGCTTTCAGTATATATTACAGCTAGACTTTCAGTATATACCTTAAATTGGAATATATCATCGCCTTTCCTCTCCAGTGCTTGCTGCACCAAGCTGTGACCTCTGGCCACTTTCCGCATCTGTTGCAAGAAAGATCAATGCCAAGCAAGTGTTCCTGCTGTCATGGAGGGCTCTGAGATTCCTTCTGACGCAGCAAGGACCAGGTTATAACACGGCACTGCAGAGTCATCACTGAGGCAGCGAGAAGCTTGCTCAGTTCTGAACTGACCTAGAGGTCATTAAGTCTGGAATTAAGTTCAAAATGGACTTCAGTTAGTCAGCCTGTTGCAGCTCCTTGCCAGGTCTGCTCACAACCCTCCCATCAGCAGTACTGGGGTGTTGGTCACTCCAGAGCACACCCAAGGCCAAGGAGTTCCCATCTTTGCTGAGTGCTACAGGTGAAGCAATAAATTGCACTTGCAGAAATACCAGACTGAGTATTTCTGTGAATTTCAAAggagtttctttcttcttcagggACTTTTGGCACTTCATACCAAGCTTTTCATGCAAACCTTAGTCAGCAGCTTCTCACCTACCACTTAAGTGAGCTCgtacaaaacaacaacaaaaaaccaaaccacgaAACACTAGAATAGCAGGAAGCTCTATTGACCCACACGAAAGAATCAGACTAATATACAGTTTTGTTGATTCAGAATTAATAATTTTCCCTGACAAAGACTTTTATCTGGAAGAACAAACTCCAGTCTTAGACCTTCTTTCATACTCAAGTGTGCTTTTCTAGATTTTAAGACTATATATGGCTTAAGATTTATACAGTTGTTCCTTAAATGGCGTGTCCAATCCTATTTATCAAATTCTAAGGTTCACCCAGACATATCAGATAAAAGACAAGACAGAAAGCCAAGCTCATGCTAGAGCAGAGTCTCCAGTTACAGCTCTCAGGTTTTACACTTTGTGACAAGCTTGACAGCACTCGAAAACCAGCTTGTACATGTATGTTCCTGAACTGATTCATCAGCCCTATTCTGAAAGAACCTTTTTATCACAGAAATATAATAGACTCCATTTGGACATACAGATGTTGTGCTTGTACGTGTCTTTGAACTGCCAGCCTCATGGAATTCCTAGAAAATTTAGTCCAGTGTACAggagacaacagaaaaaaacaaagatctACATTTACCTAAAATTATACCTAAAATCATGAAGATCTGTATCTACCTCAAAACCaactaacaacaaaaaaccaaaaccaagcaaaaacaTTAATGCTGATTGCTAAAGGAAATACCATCTAGATTCATATTCTGGGGCTACAGTTTATACAGTCTTTAAATAAACAG is a window of Columba livia isolate bColLiv1 breed racing homer chromosome 3, bColLiv1.pat.W.v2, whole genome shotgun sequence DNA encoding:
- the ENPP4 gene encoding bis(5'-adenosyl)-triphosphatase ENPP4 isoform X1, which gives rise to MNSMLTLLFSGIVACCAHSAGDSTSRLLLVSFDGFRADYLETYKLPHLQEFIEDGVLVKEVTNAFITKTFPNHYTIVTGLYEESHGIVANDMYDVDAKKKFSQFNDSDPFWWNEAVPIWVTNQRRGNGVSAAAMWPGTDVKINNTTPQFFMKYNFSVTFEERVEKIVAWLNSSNPVVNFATLYWEEPDASGHKYGPDDTENMRKVLEEVDNHIGFLTDKLKALGLWDTLNIIITSDHGMASCSPKKLIILDKCIGRNNYTLIDRSPVAAVLPRQNEKYVYNLLKKCDDHLKVYLKEEIPERFHYRHNKRIQPIILVADEGWTIVQNESLSKLGDHGYDNALPSMHPFLAARGPAFHRGYKQSTINNVDIYPMMCHILGLTPQPHNGTFSNTKCLLADQWCINLPEAIGIVIGAFLILTTLTCIIITSKNRVVSPRPFSRLQLQYDDDDPLIG
- the ENPP4 gene encoding bis(5'-adenosyl)-triphosphatase ENPP4 isoform X2 — protein: MNSMLTLLFSGIVACCAHSAGDSTSRLLLVSFDGFRADYLETYKLPHLQEFIEDGVLVKEVTNAFITKTFPNHYTIVTGLYEESHGIVANDMYDVDAKKKFSQFNDSDPFWWNEAVPIWVTNQRRGNGVSAAAMWPGTDVKINNTTPQFFMKYNFSVTFEERVEKIVAWLNSSNPVVNFATLYWEEPDASGHKYGPDDTENMRKVLEEVDNHIGFLTDKLKALGLWDTLNIIITSDHGMASCSPKKLIILDKCIGRNNYTLIDRSPVAAVLPRQNEKYVYNLLKKCDDHLKVYLKEEIPERFHYRHNKRIQPIILVADEGWTIVQNESLSKRDHGYDNALPSMHPFLAARGPAFHRGYKQSTINNVDIYPMMCHILGLTPQPHNGTFSNTKCLLADQWCINLPEAIGIVIGAFLILTTLTCIIITSKNRVVSPRPFSRLQLQYDDDDPLIG